One window from the genome of Hydractinia symbiolongicarpus strain clone_291-10 chromosome 1, HSymV2.1, whole genome shotgun sequence encodes:
- the LOC130653807 gene encoding kelch-like protein 2 produces MDEHDSLFINDSSHIFNVCEVLNIFRESGELCDVVLYTDEGMKLPAHKVVLSACSPYFRAMFTTNFIEAREPVIYLKHTDGYALRDMIDYFYSGKLTVNCYNVEEIIKLANVLQLKDLIEKCEVYLRRNMSPKNSLGLQAFAHQYSLKKLKEHAKRYSCWNFNDVKNEEEFLLLPLSCLKELIADDSLRAPSEDYIFEAVMKWILYDFNNRKSNLQQLLPHVRFPLMSPNYIRKSNIVQTLLDNFTIGASYIEEALKYQYQELTIENAILPKRFTPRASSQDIYVIGGWSNGQKLSTVQCFSVDTLKWTTVSNMNVAHVSKEDYFRVIVSNEENTCTNTDRLYFWCSNDSATDIYIAYRLIQVFNSWRQICAHKISAFAAYRHPLLILSAGTNQKVQGTDIFVETWEYSCSRVHVIILLENQSRATSLASYYYGPKPAILELGYVHIKTKDSGEIVVTENINKCYYYYNTRGLEKWEIFLTLFKTNQHSPKAGVKVNYIVKMDEHDSLFINDSSHIFNVCEVLNIFRESGELCDVVLYTDEGMKLPAHKVVLSACSPYFRAMFTTNFIEAREPVIYLKHTDGYALRDMIDYFYSGKLTVNCYNVEEIIKLANVLQLKDLIEKCEVYLRRNMSPKNSLGLQAFAHQYSLKKLKEHAKRYSCWNFNDVKNEEEFLLLPLSCLKELIADDSLRAPSEDYIFEAVMKWILYDFNNRKSNLQQLLPHVRFPLMSPNYIRKSNIVQTLLDNFTIGASYIEEALKYQYQELTIENAILPKRFTPRASSQDIYVIGGWSNGQKLSTVQCFSVDTLKWTTVSNMNVAHVSKEDYFRVIVSNEELYTICYDKVMKYDPVENLWQNFAAGPEIQCKWAGVCEFNGEFYVIGGNSLQTSKRFCTEAREWKFLPLMNTARYYPGVAVMNDKIYVIGGLDNRWYPVKLCECYNPLTNTWEDIARMRTPRWSLGVAVLNNKLYAIGGSHNVEQFANTVEVYDPVLDSWGRSTAPMNYGRRCLGVAVVNNLIYVVGGRVANTIECYNEEENEWKVIGSVQTCCNFGCVALRIL; encoded by the exons ATGGATGAACATGACAGTTTGTTTATAAACGATAGTTCTCATATATTTAATGTTTGCgaagttttaaatatatttcgtGAAAGTGGAGAACTTTGCGATGTCGTACTTTACACCGACGAAGGTATGAAGTTGCCAGCACACAAAGTCGTACTGAGCGCTTGCTCACCATATTTTAGAGCCATGTTTACTACAAATTTTATAGAAGCCAGAGAACCGGTTATATATTTAAAGCATACTGATGGTTATGCTTTAAGAGATATGATTGATTATTTCTATTCAGGCAAATTGACTGTTAATTGTTACAATGTTGAAGAAATAATCAAGCTGGCAAATGTTTTGCAGTTAAAAGATTTAATTGAGAAATGTGAAGTGTATTTGCGACGGAATATGTCACCTAAAAATTCACTTGGGTTACAAGCTTTTGCTCATcaatattctttaaaaaaattgaaggaaCATGCCAAGCGTTACAGCTGTTGGAATTTCAATGATGTAAAGAATGAAGAGGAATTTCTTCTTTTGCCTTTAAGTTGCTTAAAAGAATTGATTGCAGATGATTCATTGAGAGCACCTTCTGAGGATTATATTTTCGAGGCTGTAATGAAAtggattttatatgattttaacaacagaaaaagtaatttacaaCAGCTGCTGCCACATGTTAGATTTCCTCTAATGAGTCCAAATTACATTCGAAAGAGTAATATAGTTCAAACTTTGTTGGATAACTTTACTATTGGAGCCAGTTACATTGAAGAAGCTTTGAAATATCAGTACCAAGAACTTACTATTGAAAATGCAATATTACCAAAACGCTTTACACCCAGGGCTTCTTCTCAGGATATTTATGTCATTGGCGGTTGGTCAAATGGTCAAAAATTGAGCACTGTCCAATGTTTTAGTGTAGATACCTTAAAATGGACAACAGTTAGTAACATGAATGTTGCACACGTGTCAAAAGAAGATTACTTCCGTGTCATAGTGTCCAATGAAGAAAACACATGCACAAAT ACCGACCGACTCTATTTTTGGTGCTCAAATGACTCTGCAACAGATATTT ACATAGCATATAGACTAATTCAAGTTTTTAATTCCTGGAGACAAATATGTGCTCATAAAATTAGT GcatttgcggcttatcggcaccctctccTAATACTCAGTGCAGGCACAAACCAAAAAGTGCAAGGAACTGACATTTTTGTGGAAACTTGGGAATATTCTTGCAGTCGGGTTCACGTCATAATTCTGCTTGAGAACCAATCACGGGCTA CTtctttagctagctattattATGGGCCTAAGCCAGCTATTTTAGAGCTAGGCTATGTgcacataaaaacaaaagacagCGGAGAAATTGTTGTTACAGAAAACATTAACaagtgttattattattataatacg CGGGGCTTAGAAAAATGGGAAATATTTTTGAccttgttcaaaacaaaccaacaTTCCCCCAAGGCAGGAGTGAAAGTGAATTATATCGTAAAAATGGATGAACATGACAGTTTGTTTATAAACGATAGTTCTCATATATTTAATGTTTGCgaagttttaaatatatttcgtGAAAGTGGAGAACTTTGCGATGTCGTACTTTACACCGACGAAGGTATGAAGTTGCCAGCACACAAAGTCGTACTGAGCGCTTGCTCACCATATTTTAGAGCCATGTTTACTACAAATTTTATAGAAGCCAGAGAACCGGTTATATATTTAAAGCATACTGATGGTTATGCTTTAAGAGATATGATTGATTATTTCTATTCAGGCAAATTGACTGTTAATTGTTACAATGTTGAAGAAATAATCAAGCTGGCAAATGTTTTGCAGTTAAAAGATTTAATTGAGAAATGTGAAGTGTATTTGCGACGGAATATGTCACCTAAAAATTCACTTGGGTTACAAGCTTTTGCTCATcaatattctttaaaaaaattgaaggaaCATGCCAAGCGTTACAGCTGTTGGAATTTCAATGATGTAAAGAATGAAGAGGAATTTCTTCTTTTGCCTTTAAGTTGCTTAAAAGAATTGATTGCAGATGATTCATTGAGAGCACCTTCTGAGGATTATATTTTCGAGGCTGTAATGAAAtggattttatatgattttaacaacagaaaaagtaatttacaaCAGCTGCTGCCACATGTTAGATTTCCTCTAATGAGTCCAAATTACATTCGAAAGAGTAATATAGTTCAAACTTTGTTGGATAACTTTACTATTGGAGCCAGTTACATTGAAGAAGCTTTGAAATATCAGTACCAAGAACTTACTATTGAAAATGCAATATTACCAAAACGCTTTACACCCAGGGCTTCTTCTCAGGATATTTATGTCATTGGCGGTTGGTCAAATGGTCAAAAATTGAGCACTGTCCAATGTTTTAGTGTAGATACCTTAAAATGGACAACAGTTAGTAACATGAATGTTGCACACGTGTCAAAAGAAGATTACTTCCGTGTCATAGTGTCCAATGAAGAGTTGTACACAATTTGTTATGATAAAGTTATGAAGTATGATCCAGTTGAAAACTTGTGGCAAAATTTTGCTGCTGGTCcagaaattcagtgcaaatgGGCTGGGGTGTGCGAATTTAATGGTGAATTTTACGTTATAGGTGGAAATAGTTTGCAGACCAGCAAGAGATTTTGTACTGAAGCTCGTGAATGGAAATTCCTGCCATTAATGAATACAGCCAG GTATTATCCTGGTGTAGCTGTAATGAATGATAAAATCTATGTCATTGGAGGACTAGACAACAGGTGGTACCCAGTAAAGCTTTGTGAATGCTACAATCCCTTAACAAATACTTGGGAAGATATTGCCAGAATGCGAACTCCACGGTGGAGTCTTGGTGTTGCTGTCTTGAACAACAAACTTTATGCTATTGGTGGAAGCCATAATGTAGAACAGTTTGCAAATACTGTTGAAGTCTATGACCCTGTTTTAGATTCCTGGGGTCGATCGACAGCGCCAATGAATTATGGCCGAAGATGCTTAGGAGTCGCTGTGGTAAATAACTTGATTTATGTTGTTGGTGGAAGAGTGGCAAACACGATAGAATGTTACAATGAAGAAGAGAATGAATGGAAGGTTATAGGTTCTGTGCAAACCTGTTGTAATTTTGGATGTGTTGCCCTAAGAATATTATAA